A genomic window from Armatimonadota bacterium includes:
- a CDS encoding cation transporter → MPHLHGPAAGRKLWLALGATLVFAAAEAAAGGFAHSLGLISDAGHNLSDALALGLAAWAVSVARRPATARHTFGFHRVAILTALANATILLVIAVAIGFEAWSRLVHPQAANSGLMIGVAAAALLLNSGITIALAGDARHSLNSRAAWLHAAGDACSSLALIAAGVLLRWTNWAAADAVASIFIGVLIAASAWGIVVEATGILMESTPQDVDVDALVGTIRAAPHVSGVHDLHIWTVGDGVRCLSCHVVMPYDSDVQTCAAVVADLSLKLADQFNIGHATIQTEVEGVCQVSDDGGLYCAIEPQGADARCGHSA, encoded by the coding sequence ATGCCGCACTTGCATGGACCAGCCGCAGGCCGAAAGCTTTGGCTGGCGTTGGGCGCTACGCTGGTGTTTGCCGCAGCCGAAGCAGCCGCGGGTGGATTCGCGCATTCGCTCGGTCTGATCTCCGACGCAGGCCATAACCTGAGTGACGCTCTGGCCCTCGGACTTGCGGCATGGGCCGTCTCGGTAGCGCGCCGTCCCGCCACGGCGCGCCACACTTTCGGCTTCCACCGTGTCGCCATCCTGACGGCGCTGGCAAACGCAACGATCCTGCTTGTAATCGCGGTAGCAATCGGATTCGAAGCCTGGTCACGCCTGGTTCATCCACAAGCGGCCAACTCGGGGCTTATGATCGGCGTTGCTGCCGCCGCGCTCCTGCTTAACAGTGGTATTACCATAGCGCTGGCTGGTGATGCACGCCACAGCCTCAACTCACGCGCGGCCTGGCTCCATGCGGCGGGTGACGCATGCTCCAGCCTGGCGCTCATTGCAGCGGGCGTTTTGCTGCGGTGGACGAACTGGGCGGCGGCGGACGCGGTCGCGTCGATCTTCATCGGCGTGCTGATTGCCGCTTCGGCGTGGGGAATCGTGGTGGAAGCCACGGGCATTCTTATGGAGAGCACTCCGCAAGACGTGGATGTTGACGCCCTGGTCGGAACGATTCGCGCTGCTCCGCACGTTTCGGGCGTCCACGATCTCCACATCTGGACGGTTGGCGATGGTGTCCGGTGCCTGAGCTGCCACGTGGTGATGCCGTATGACTCCGATGTGCAGACATGCGCTGCTGTGGTAGCGGATCTGTCACTCAAGTTGGCAGATCAGTTCAACATCGGCCACGCAACCATTCAGACCGAGGTGGAGGGAGTATGCCAGGTCAGTGATGACGGGGGCCTCTATTGTGCGATAGAGCCGCAAGGCGCAGACGCGCGCTGCGGCCATTCGGCGTGA
- a CDS encoding D-aminoacylase → MRYPDSTTRADLIIRNAAILDGLGGPVFHADVAITGTRISAVGNLGDTTAVKERDAAGMTLAPGFIDIHTHSDISVPYDPGQGSAIAMGVTTQVVGNCGLSVGFAQNRELFGFEKRAIEAHGGRLDWDDFAGSLRAVEDLGPATNYVPLAGHGTLRKRVVGMENRPADATEMREMRLLLAEALEAGAWGLSSGLEYPPSSHAGEAELVELCLEVALSAGIYATHLRNEGDTLQEAVQEALNVARTAEIPLQLSHHKAEGRRNWGKVGITLPMVTAARADGMDVQLDQYPYTAFMTSLAVQTLPRWALNGSQEDTLARLRDPAQRDRMAKEMAHAHPEWDDANDRSAWEAIRIGVVRARPELQGQSIADLARNASIAPISYVLELLAQTEGFISAINFAIDEADIAAVMQYPFTSIGSDGVGTHVGGSASHDRIHPRAYGCFPRVLGRYVRELGVLTEPEAIRRMTSLPADRLGLKDRGRIAPGYFADITVYDSAIISDLATYDEPHQYAQGISMVLVNGRPALEQGNLTGTRAGSVLRRTT, encoded by the coding sequence TTGCGATACCCAGATTCCACCACGCGCGCCGACCTGATTATTCGCAACGCTGCCATTTTAGACGGCTTGGGCGGCCCGGTATTTCACGCAGATGTAGCGATAACCGGCACCCGAATCAGCGCGGTTGGGAACCTTGGCGACACAACTGCGGTGAAGGAGAGGGATGCAGCTGGGATGACATTGGCGCCAGGCTTTATTGATATTCACACGCACTCCGACATCTCCGTGCCGTACGATCCTGGGCAGGGAAGCGCCATCGCAATGGGCGTGACCACGCAGGTGGTGGGTAACTGCGGTCTGTCTGTAGGTTTCGCTCAAAACCGCGAGCTATTTGGTTTTGAGAAGCGGGCAATTGAGGCTCACGGTGGCCGCCTTGACTGGGATGACTTTGCCGGCTCCCTCCGCGCCGTCGAGGATCTGGGTCCGGCAACCAACTACGTGCCGCTGGCAGGGCATGGAACGCTGAGAAAACGCGTAGTCGGCATGGAAAATCGGCCGGCCGATGCGACCGAAATGCGTGAGATGCGGCTCTTGCTGGCCGAGGCGCTGGAGGCCGGCGCATGGGGGCTCTCATCCGGCCTTGAGTACCCGCCGTCGTCTCACGCGGGAGAAGCGGAGCTGGTTGAGCTCTGTCTGGAGGTGGCGCTGAGCGCGGGCATCTATGCCACGCACTTGCGAAACGAGGGCGACACGCTGCAGGAAGCGGTTCAGGAAGCGCTGAACGTGGCGCGGACCGCGGAGATACCGCTGCAGCTTTCGCATCATAAGGCCGAAGGGCGTCGCAACTGGGGCAAAGTCGGCATCACTTTGCCGATGGTAACCGCTGCCCGCGCCGACGGCATGGATGTGCAGTTGGATCAGTATCCCTACACGGCGTTCATGACCAGCCTGGCGGTTCAGACCTTGCCGCGATGGGCACTGAACGGATCGCAGGAGGATACGCTGGCGCGGCTGCGTGACCCCGCGCAGCGGGACCGGATGGCGAAAGAGATGGCGCACGCGCACCCGGAGTGGGACGACGCGAATGATCGGTCTGCCTGGGAGGCGATTCGTATTGGCGTGGTGCGGGCGCGCCCGGAACTGCAGGGTCAGTCGATCGCCGATCTTGCTCGCAATGCGTCAATCGCTCCGATCTCCTACGTGCTCGAACTGCTCGCACAAACGGAGGGATTCATCAGCGCCATCAACTTCGCTATCGATGAGGCAGACATTGCCGCTGTGATGCAGTATCCGTTTACCTCCATCGGTTCGGATGGCGTGGGAACGCATGTCGGCGGTTCCGCGTCGCATGACCGTATCCATCCTCGCGCCTATGGCTGCTTCCCGCGCGTACTGGGTCGATATGTGCGCGAATTGGGTGTGCTCACCGAGCCTGAAGCGATCCGCCGCATGACCAGTCTGCCGGCTGACCGCCTTGGTCTGAAGGATCGCGGGCGCATCGCGCCGGGCTATTTCGCCGACATCACCGTTTACGACTCCGCCATTATTTCCGATCTTGCAACCTACGATGAGCCGCACCAGTACGCACAGGGAATCTCGATGGTGTTGGTAAACGGCCGGCCGGCGCTGGAGCAGGGGAATCTGACCGGAACGCGCGCGGGCAGCGTGCTGAGGCGCACGACATGA
- the purB gene encoding adenylosuccinate lyase, with protein sequence MIDRYSSEAMRWLWSAQNKTARWLDVELAVCDALERHGRIPAGSAAAIRQGARFDLARIAELEKETRHDVMAFVKNVAENLGPEGRFVHYGVTSYDIVDTALAMLLRDAAGEILARLEELIAVLRGLAAKHRGTVMIGRTHGIHAEPITFGFKVAGWIDELERSVERLARARVAVAAGKISGAVGTHANVTAEIEAEVCGSLGLSAARFSTQIVARDRITELMAALAILSASLERFATEIRNLARTEIREVQERFAAGQKGSSAMPHKRNPWNSETVCGLARVVRGYLIPCIENMATWHERDLTNSSVERIALPDATILVEWMVAKFTGIVTGLVVFPENMRRNLQQMGGLVFSEQLMMALIVKGMSREAAYSVAQRNAASAWDGADFEQSVRGDSEVNANLTEAEIDAVFDLDHHLRNLDGTFDALGIGCAA encoded by the coding sequence ATGATCGACCGCTATTCCAGTGAGGCGATGCGCTGGCTGTGGAGCGCGCAGAACAAAACGGCGCGCTGGCTCGATGTGGAGCTGGCGGTATGCGACGCGCTGGAACGGCATGGCCGAATCCCGGCGGGATCGGCGGCGGCCATCCGGCAAGGGGCACGTTTTGACCTGGCGCGAATTGCCGAGTTGGAGAAGGAGACCCGGCATGATGTGATGGCGTTTGTCAAGAACGTCGCCGAAAACCTCGGGCCAGAGGGGCGGTTTGTCCACTACGGCGTAACCTCGTATGACATCGTGGATACGGCGCTGGCCATGCTGCTGCGCGACGCAGCCGGTGAGATTCTGGCCCGGCTGGAAGAGTTGATCGCCGTATTGCGCGGCCTTGCGGCCAAACACCGCGGAACCGTGATGATTGGGCGCACGCACGGCATCCATGCCGAGCCGATAACGTTCGGCTTCAAGGTTGCGGGTTGGATCGATGAACTGGAACGCAGCGTGGAGCGACTGGCCCGAGCGCGAGTTGCCGTTGCTGCAGGCAAAATCTCGGGCGCGGTTGGCACGCATGCCAACGTGACGGCTGAGATTGAGGCCGAGGTCTGCGGCTCACTGGGGCTCTCGGCGGCGCGGTTTTCCACGCAGATCGTTGCGCGCGACCGCATCACCGAGTTGATGGCCGCGCTGGCGATCCTTTCAGCATCGCTCGAGCGGTTCGCCACCGAGATTCGCAATCTGGCTCGAACGGAGATCCGCGAGGTACAAGAGCGGTTTGCCGCCGGCCAAAAAGGATCGTCTGCCATGCCGCACAAGCGGAATCCATGGAACAGTGAAACCGTTTGCGGTTTGGCTCGCGTGGTGCGCGGCTACCTGATCCCTTGCATCGAGAACATGGCCACCTGGCACGAGCGCGATCTGACCAACTCCAGCGTGGAGCGCATCGCCCTTCCCGACGCTACCATTCTGGTGGAGTGGATGGTGGCGAAGTTCACCGGCATCGTTACCGGCCTGGTGGTCTTCCCCGAGAACATGCGCCGGAACCTGCAGCAGATGGGCGGTTTGGTCTTCTCCGAGCAGTTGATGATGGCGCTGATCGTCAAGGGCATGTCACGCGAGGCGGCATATTCGGTGGCGCAGCGGAATGCTGCTTCGGCGTGGGATGGCGCCGATTTCGAGCAGTCCGTACGCGGCGACTCCGAGGTCAATGCAAACCTTACCGAGGCAGAGATCGACGCCGTGTTCGACCTGGATCATCATCTGCGGAACCTGGACGGTACCTTTGATGCTTTGGGGATCGGCTGCGCGGCCTAG
- the miaB gene encoding tRNA (N6-isopentenyl adenosine(37)-C2)-methylthiotransferase MiaB — MTVSVDDVAAHSSLKLSSAAPRGRYAILTWGCQMNEEDSEQMSLFLEEMGYRRTDDTCCADVVLLNTCSVRSKPEEKVWSELGRLRGIKQQRPGMVIGVCGCMAQVESAEILRRAPHVDLVMGTGNLAILPTLIERAASGAAQQSLAPRAATIPLQLREHRAPVLRLDLPARRGAVVTDIPGRSTRRRPKLKAHVPIMYGCDKFCAFCIVPYTRGRERSRPTAEIVAEVEMLAQGGTREITLLGQTVNSYGKNLAEGRVPFAQLLGRLDSIPGIQRIRFTSPYPRDFRDDLIEAIGALPSVCEHVHLPLQVGDNELLADMGRGYTVERFLEIVEQLRAAAPGISITTDIMLGFPGETDQQFRNTLAVVEQVRFDSAFMFAYSQRPGTKAASREDQIPHRTRIDRLNTLIALQNAITVDVNQALAGRRFEVLVEGRSPKDPSRLTGLTRTNKTVNFDAPVDSPEADSLTGKLVTVEALEGHLWGFTGRLSD, encoded by the coding sequence GTGACGGTTTCGGTGGACGACGTCGCGGCGCACTCCTCATTGAAACTCTCCAGCGCCGCACCGCGTGGACGATACGCCATCCTCACCTGGGGCTGCCAGATGAACGAAGAAGACAGCGAACAGATGTCGCTGTTTCTTGAGGAGATGGGCTACCGTCGCACCGATGACACTTGCTGCGCCGACGTCGTGCTGCTGAATACCTGTTCGGTGCGCAGCAAGCCCGAAGAGAAGGTTTGGAGCGAACTTGGACGACTGCGAGGCATCAAGCAGCAGCGGCCCGGCATGGTCATTGGCGTGTGCGGCTGCATGGCGCAGGTTGAGAGCGCCGAGATCCTGCGGCGGGCGCCACACGTGGATCTGGTGATGGGCACCGGCAATCTGGCGATACTGCCTACCCTGATTGAGCGCGCGGCTTCCGGCGCCGCGCAGCAGAGCCTGGCCCCGCGCGCGGCGACAATCCCGCTTCAGCTGCGCGAGCACAGGGCGCCGGTGTTGCGGTTGGACCTGCCCGCACGTAGGGGCGCGGTGGTCACCGACATTCCTGGGCGCAGTACGCGACGGCGTCCCAAGCTGAAAGCCCACGTTCCGATCATGTATGGGTGCGACAAATTCTGCGCCTTCTGCATTGTGCCATATACCCGCGGCCGGGAACGAAGCCGGCCCACCGCGGAGATTGTGGCGGAAGTGGAGATGCTGGCACAGGGCGGCACGCGCGAAATCACGCTGCTGGGGCAGACCGTGAACTCCTATGGCAAGAACCTTGCGGAGGGGCGTGTGCCGTTTGCTCAGTTGCTTGGGCGGTTGGACAGTATTCCGGGCATCCAACGGATACGGTTCACGTCGCCATATCCGCGAGACTTCCGGGACGACCTCATTGAAGCGATCGGCGCCCTGCCGAGCGTATGCGAACACGTCCACCTGCCGCTGCAGGTGGGGGATAATGAGCTGCTTGCGGATATGGGACGCGGCTACACGGTGGAGCGATTCCTGGAGATTGTGGAGCAGCTTCGGGCCGCGGCGCCCGGAATATCGATCACTACCGACATCATGCTCGGGTTTCCGGGCGAGACGGATCAGCAGTTCCGCAACACTCTGGCTGTTGTGGAGCAGGTGCGCTTCGACTCGGCCTTCATGTTCGCTTACAGTCAGCGGCCCGGTACGAAGGCGGCGAGCCGCGAGGACCAGATACCCCATCGGACCAGAATCGATCGGTTGAATACGCTCATCGCGCTGCAGAACGCCATTACCGTTGATGTGAATCAGGCATTGGCCGGGCGCCGATTTGAGGTACTGGTTGAGGGCCGCAGCCCCAAAGACCCAAGCCGCCTGACTGGCCTTACCCGCACCAACAAGACGGTCAACTTTGATGCGCCCGTAGATTCGCCCGAGGCGGACTCTCTGACCGGAAAACTGGTAACGGTAGAAGCGTTGGAGGGCCACCTCTGGGGCTTTACCGGGCGCCTGAGCGACTAG
- a CDS encoding Crp/Fnr family transcriptional regulator, producing MNLDISTLESTDLFRTLPQAVLQKIAATARARTYPAGEAIVHQEDPGQTLYVVLSGTVKVSTTLPDGSAVFLALLAAGDTFGELSLIDTGGRSADVETLEASSLLIIDSRTFNELIDTTPAFTRNLLSVLSRRLRLANVRIQAHCTLDVYGLVARQILEFAELYGRTEPDGSIYVPIRLTQGSMADLVGASRERVNQVMVSYRKSGLITVDTGYRITVLQPEALRHRTEA from the coding sequence ATGAACCTGGATATTTCCACACTGGAAAGCACCGACCTGTTCCGCACGCTGCCGCAGGCAGTGCTGCAGAAGATAGCCGCCACGGCGCGCGCTCGCACCTACCCAGCCGGCGAAGCCATCGTTCACCAGGAGGACCCTGGTCAAACGCTCTACGTGGTGTTGAGCGGCACGGTAAAGGTATCCACCACGCTGCCCGATGGCAGCGCCGTGTTCCTGGCGCTGCTGGCCGCCGGCGACACATTTGGCGAATTGAGCCTGATTGATACCGGCGGTCGCTCGGCCGATGTCGAGACGCTGGAGGCATCGTCGCTGCTGATTATTGACAGCCGCACTTTCAACGAGCTGATCGACACCACACCGGCATTCACGCGCAACCTGCTGAGTGTGCTCTCCCGCCGGCTGCGCCTCGCCAACGTGCGCATCCAGGCTCACTGCACGCTCGATGTGTATGGCCTGGTGGCGCGGCAGATACTGGAGTTTGCCGAACTATATGGGCGCACCGAACCGGATGGCAGCATCTACGTGCCGATCCGCCTCACGCAAGGTTCCATGGCTGACCTGGTTGGAGCTTCCCGAGAGCGCGTGAACCAGGTGATGGTATCGTATCGCAAGAGTGGCCTGATCACCGTGGATACCGGCTACCGGATCACGGTTTTGCAGCCCGAAGCGCTGCGCCATCGTACCGAAGCTTGA
- a CDS encoding DUF4337 family protein, translating to MPEETEVETQDLQDEVDEIRKEQREEKAEYGWVRWVSLSTALLAVVAAVAALHSGQLINEALLAKNEAVLSQAQASDQWAYYQAKGIKYNTSRQSADLLALVPGGAARAAKWKADAAKYRKQQASITGVAKRYESERDRANREAARLVSRHELFAICVTFTQIAIALAAIAALTRRRSVWLFGLVIGAIGMALLVVGYLRGGIDKRAARREPAAAAQAHTSTGD from the coding sequence ATGCCAGAAGAGACCGAGGTCGAGACGCAGGATCTGCAGGACGAGGTCGATGAGATTCGCAAGGAGCAGCGCGAGGAGAAGGCGGAGTACGGCTGGGTACGATGGGTATCGCTTTCCACCGCACTCCTGGCCGTGGTTGCAGCGGTGGCCGCGCTTCACTCCGGCCAGCTTATCAATGAGGCGCTGCTGGCCAAGAATGAGGCCGTGCTGAGCCAGGCTCAAGCGTCGGATCAATGGGCGTACTATCAGGCCAAGGGCATTAAATACAACACATCACGTCAATCAGCCGACCTCCTTGCACTTGTTCCCGGCGGCGCGGCCCGAGCGGCAAAGTGGAAAGCGGATGCCGCGAAGTACCGCAAGCAGCAGGCATCGATTACCGGCGTGGCGAAGCGATACGAATCCGAACGCGACCGGGCGAACCGTGAAGCGGCCAGGCTGGTCTCACGTCACGAACTCTTCGCAATCTGCGTTACATTCACCCAGATCGCCATCGCGCTGGCAGCCATCGCCGCGCTGACCCGACGTCGCTCGGTCTGGCTGTTCGGACTCGTGATTGGCGCCATTGGCATGGCGCTTCTTGTGGTTGGGTATCTACGTGGCGGCATCGATAAACGCGCAGCACGCCGGGAGCCCGCGGCAGCTGCACAGGCGCATACTTCCACGGGAGATTGA
- a CDS encoding 2-oxo acid dehydrogenase subunit E2, with the protein MTTPVIMPMVGTEMEEGTVVAWRKAVGDRVRAGEVLLEIMTDKATMEVEAEADGVLLEILAPVDTTMPVRATLAIIGEAGEVTAADTSASTGSRPTAASSTRLSPRARRAAEAAGVPPELLAGRGTGPNGRIVEQDVAALVAERGAEPTERAVRATPLAARMAADLQLDLSRLELGLPGSRIRSDEVRAAAASSPSADGPLETVIRLSAMRKSIADHVAGSAFSAPHVTLATEVDMTEAVALRKQLLPVVELRYGSKLSYNDLVVKACAVALVEHPWLNSTLSRSEITLHAHRNIGVAVALDPSAEPGMEAMSQGGLVTAVIRDADIKSVGAVSAELKTIVDRCRSGRIRPEDTSGGTFTISNLGSFGVEFFNPIITPGQCAILGIGRMAERAVVRGGAVVVRTTMYLALSFDHRIVDGAPAARCLQRIRELLEAPAAILA; encoded by the coding sequence ATGACAACACCGGTAATTATGCCTATGGTTGGAACGGAGATGGAGGAGGGCACGGTGGTCGCATGGCGAAAGGCCGTAGGCGATCGTGTGCGCGCGGGCGAGGTGCTGCTCGAGATCATGACCGATAAGGCCACGATGGAGGTGGAGGCGGAGGCAGATGGTGTCCTGCTGGAGATTCTGGCGCCGGTCGACACCACGATGCCGGTCCGCGCCACGCTCGCCATCATTGGCGAGGCGGGCGAGGTGACGGCCGCGGATACGTCGGCGAGCACAGGGTCACGGCCCACAGCTGCTTCATCGACAAGGCTTTCGCCCAGGGCGCGCCGCGCGGCCGAAGCGGCCGGCGTGCCGCCGGAGCTGCTGGCGGGCCGTGGTACCGGTCCGAACGGGCGGATCGTGGAGCAGGATGTGGCTGCCCTCGTGGCGGAGCGCGGCGCCGAACCAACTGAGCGCGCCGTCCGCGCCACACCGCTGGCAGCCAGGATGGCGGCCGATCTGCAACTTGACCTGAGTCGCCTGGAGTTGGGGCTGCCCGGAAGCCGCATTCGAAGCGATGAGGTGCGCGCCGCGGCAGCCTCTTCTCCCTCAGCAGATGGACCGCTGGAAACTGTTATCCGGCTCTCCGCCATGCGAAAGAGTATCGCAGACCATGTGGCGGGTTCCGCCTTCAGCGCTCCCCACGTGACTCTGGCGACGGAAGTTGATATGACTGAGGCCGTGGCGCTGCGAAAGCAGCTGCTTCCGGTGGTCGAATTGCGCTACGGCTCGAAACTCAGTTACAACGATCTGGTCGTCAAAGCGTGTGCGGTAGCGCTCGTGGAGCACCCCTGGCTGAACTCCACACTGTCCCGTTCGGAGATCACGCTGCACGCGCATCGCAATATCGGTGTCGCCGTCGCGCTGGATCCATCCGCGGAGCCCGGCATGGAGGCCATGTCGCAGGGTGGGCTGGTGACGGCGGTGATCCGCGATGCCGACATCAAGTCGGTTGGCGCGGTGAGCGCTGAGCTGAAGACGATCGTGGATCGCTGCCGGTCCGGCCGGATCCGCCCGGAGGATACCTCCGGCGGTACCTTTACGATCAGCAATCTGGGAAGCTTTGGTGTCGAGTTTTTCAATCCCATCATCACTCCCGGCCAGTGCGCCATCCTTGGAATCGGGCGCATGGCGGAGCGCGCAGTGGTGCGTGGCGGCGCCGTGGTAGTGCGGACCACCATGTATCTTGCGCTCAGCTTTGACCACCGGATTGTGGATGGCGCGCCGGCCGCCAGATGCCTGCAGCGCATCCGGGAGCTTCTGGAGGCGCCGGCGGCTATTCTGGCGTAA
- a CDS encoding GNAT family N-acetyltransferase: MKRPQMSALEGLPLLETHDRTGVPLKIRIALQSEAATVMAVMTRAFAVYAGQLEPEPGALRETLKDVELAMREGGAILAECAGIHCGSARFAAEANHLYTGRISVLPEFQHRGIATRMLEYLATVAQRLGLQEIRLSSRSTLPQNVAFYLARGFEIVERVPHDAAPHVDVVKFRRRLTPE, translated from the coding sequence TTGAAACGCCCGCAAATGTCCGCGCTTGAGGGTCTTCCGCTCCTGGAGACGCACGACCGAACCGGCGTGCCGCTGAAGATTCGCATCGCGTTACAAAGCGAGGCTGCCACGGTGATGGCGGTGATGACGCGCGCGTTCGCAGTGTACGCCGGACAGCTTGAGCCGGAGCCGGGCGCGCTCCGGGAAACACTGAAGGATGTAGAGCTTGCGATGCGCGAAGGCGGTGCGATTCTGGCCGAATGCGCCGGCATCCATTGCGGCTCAGCGCGTTTCGCGGCGGAGGCCAACCACCTGTACACCGGGCGCATCAGCGTTCTGCCGGAGTTCCAGCACCGGGGTATCGCAACGCGTATGCTGGAGTATCTGGCAACTGTTGCGCAACGGCTCGGTCTGCAGGAGATACGGCTCTCCTCACGGAGCACATTGCCGCAGAACGTGGCGTTCTACCTGGCCCGCGGGTTTGAGATTGTGGAGCGTGTGCCGCACGATGCAGCGCCACACGTGGATGTGGTGAAGTTCCGCCGGCGCCTTACGCCAGAATAG
- a CDS encoding SDR family oxidoreductase has translation MSDSHPPAPRTALVTGASVGIGAAIARRFAAAGIRTAVHFNRGQAEAAALVQALPGAGHIACQADFSDPTAARTLVDQVAEEFGAIDILVNNAGVYELSPFGTVSFETWQSEWQRILDINLMSSVHAAWSAIRHMRESGGGKIISVASRSAFRAETDAPAYAVSKAGLVSLTRCLARAEAHNGILAYCIAPGWVETAMAREGMEAMGAQIVSEIPLRRIASVDDVAGVAMFLASADADYLTGVTIDVNGGSYLH, from the coding sequence ATGAGCGACAGTCACCCACCCGCCCCTCGTACCGCACTCGTCACGGGAGCCTCCGTCGGTATCGGCGCCGCTATCGCACGGCGCTTTGCTGCGGCAGGCATCCGCACGGCAGTGCACTTTAACCGCGGCCAGGCAGAGGCGGCCGCGCTGGTGCAGGCGCTTCCCGGCGCCGGGCATATCGCCTGCCAGGCGGATTTTAGTGATCCAACCGCAGCGCGCACCCTCGTGGATCAGGTAGCCGAGGAGTTCGGCGCAATCGATATCCTGGTCAATAATGCCGGCGTCTACGAACTCTCCCCCTTCGGCACCGTCAGTTTTGAGACATGGCAGAGCGAATGGCAGCGCATTCTGGACATCAACCTGATGAGCAGCGTTCATGCTGCCTGGAGCGCGATCCGCCATATGCGAGAGTCCGGTGGAGGAAAGATCATTAGTGTGGCGTCGCGGTCGGCGTTCCGTGCCGAAACCGATGCTCCGGCTTACGCGGTATCCAAGGCCGGTCTGGTGAGTCTCACGCGATGCCTGGCGCGTGCCGAGGCGCACAACGGCATCCTCGCCTACTGCATTGCACCCGGCTGGGTGGAGACTGCGATGGCGCGAGAGGGTATGGAGGCGATGGGAGCGCAAATTGTGAGCGAGATACCCCTCCGCCGAATTGCGAGCGTGGACGATGTTGCCGGCGTCGCGATGTTCCTGGCCTCCGCCGATGCGGATTACCTGACCGGTGTGACAATCGACGTCAACGGCGGATCGTATCTGCATTGA
- the panB gene encoding 3-methyl-2-oxobutanoate hydroxymethyltransferase → MENTTSTRAKVTAPGLLAWKTEGRKIVMLTAYDYPSARLADRAGVDIVFVGDSLGMTVLGYDTTIPVTMEEMIFHVKAARRGVAKALLLADMPFGSYQASPEDAVRNATRLMKEAGAAAVKLEGGAPVAATVQRLTQAGMPVMGHLGLTPQSIHLMGGNRLQGAGAAEAERIIDDARALEQAGAFAVVLETIPAALAREVTAALTIPTVGIGAGPYCDGQVTVWHDMLGITPGRAFRHTRRYAELGREMEEAITRYAQEVRDQTFPGPENYV, encoded by the coding sequence ATGGAAAACACCACGTCCACACGCGCCAAAGTAACGGCGCCGGGCCTCCTGGCCTGGAAAACGGAAGGCCGCAAGATCGTGATGCTTACGGCCTACGATTACCCGAGCGCACGCCTGGCCGACCGCGCCGGCGTGGATATCGTATTTGTGGGCGACTCGCTTGGAATGACGGTTCTGGGTTACGATACCACCATACCGGTCACCATGGAGGAGATGATCTTCCACGTCAAGGCAGCGCGCCGCGGCGTAGCCAAAGCGCTGCTTCTGGCCGATATGCCCTTCGGTTCGTACCAGGCCTCTCCGGAAGATGCGGTTCGCAACGCAACACGCCTGATGAAAGAGGCTGGGGCGGCTGCGGTAAAACTGGAAGGCGGCGCGCCGGTTGCCGCCACGGTTCAGAGGCTGACGCAGGCCGGCATGCCCGTGATGGGGCATCTCGGACTCACTCCGCAATCTATCCACCTCATGGGCGGCAATCGTCTTCAGGGCGCCGGCGCTGCCGAGGCCGAGCGCATCATCGACGACGCGCGAGCGCTGGAACAGGCGGGCGCGTTTGCGGTGGTGCTCGAGACGATTCCCGCAGCGCTCGCGCGTGAGGTGACGGCCGCGCTGACCATTCCCACAGTCGGGATCGGCGCCGGGCCGTACTGTGATGGCCAGGTGACGGTGTGGCACGATATGCTGGGTATCACGCCCGGGCGCGCCTTTCGGCATACCCGCCGGTATGCGGAACTGGGCCGCGAGATGGAAGAGGCCATAACGCGGTACGCGCAGGAAGTGCGTGACCAGACCTTCCCGGGTCCGGAGAACTACGTCTGA